A single genomic interval of Gossypium raimondii isolate GPD5lz chromosome 11, ASM2569854v1, whole genome shotgun sequence harbors:
- the LOC105804598 gene encoding leucine-rich repeat receptor-like protein kinase PXL1 codes for MEPKSCLLFFYCCIGLFLVIAEGANSIPVPNDEESTLLLMKRSLIDPLKKLEDWKAVSNAAETRLAHCNWTGVWCNSRGFVEKLDLSNMNLSGIVSDRIQGLRSLLILNLYNNSFDTSLPKSFANLTSLQSIDVSQNNFIGSFPTGLGMASGLTYVNASSNNFSGFLPEDLGNATSLETLDFRGSFLEGTIPTSFKNLQKLKFLGLSGNNLTGKLPRELGQLSALETIILGYNEFVGEIPEEFGNLTNLQYLDLAVGTLSGQIPSSLGRLKQLTTVYLYKNNFTGRIPPELGNATSLVFLDLSDNQISGEIPVELAELKDLQLLNLMTNQLNGSVPVKLGELTKLEVLELWKNSFTGSLPMNLGRNSPLQWLDVSSNSLSGEIPPGLCDSGNLTKLILFNNSFSGPIPVGLSTCKSLVRVRVQNNLISGTIPIGFGNLPLLQRLELAKNNLTGQIPDDIALSTSLSFIDVSWNHLESTLPSSIISLPNLQTIIVSHNYLAGKIPDQFQDCPLLSVLDLSSNHFSGEIPESIASCEKLVTLNLRNNQFSGEIPKALATMPTLAMLDLSNNSLVGSIPLNLGTPPALEMLNLSYNKLEGPVPANGLLITINPEDLAGNAGLCGGILPPCSSSPIKAPEQPRKMHIKHVAAGFIIGALVILSVGITFFAGRWAYQRWYLYNSFLSDLFEKSNNQWPWRLVAFQRLSFTSSDILACIKESNIIGMGGTGVVYKAEVHRPRAVVAVKKLWRSQTDIESSDDLFGEVSLLGRLRHRNIVRLLGYVHNETNLLIVYEYMPNGNLGTALHGKQAGKVLVDWVSRYNIAVGIAQGLNYLHHDCHPPVIHRDIKSNNILLNANLEARIADFGLARMMIHKNETVSMVAGSYGYIAPEFGYTLKVDEKIDIYSFGVVLLELLSGKMPLDPSFGESVDIVEWTRMKIKKNRGFEVLDPAIAGQCKHVQEEMQLVLRIALLCTAKLPKDRPSMRDIITMLAEAKPRRKSVCQNGGHNSSKEAPIFSTSPVTGLM; via the exons atggaaCCCAAATCTTGCTTGCTGTTCTTCTACTGTTGCATTGGTCTCTTTCTGGTTATTGCAGAGGGTGCTAATAGCATTCCAGTGCCAAATGATGAAGAATCAACCTTACTTTTGATGAAAAGAAGTTTGATCGATCCGTTGAAGAAGCTCGAAGATTGGAAAGCGGTGAGTAATGCGGCGGAAACCAGATTGGCTCATTGTAACTGGACTGGTGTTTGGTGTAACTCCAGAGGCTTTGTTGAGAAACTTGATCTTTCTAATATGAATCTCAGTGGCATTGTATCGGATCGTATTCAAGGTCTGCGCAGTCTCTTGATTCTCAACCTTTACAACAACAGTTTCGATACGTCTTTGCCAAAGTCATTTGCGAATCTCACTTCACTGCAGAGCATTGATGTGAGTCAAAACAACTTCATTGGCAGCTTTCCAACAGGTCTTGGGATGGCTTCAGGATTGACTTATGTGAATGCATCAAGCAACAATTTCTCAGGGTTTCTCCCTGAGGATCTTGGTAATGCAACTTCACTTGAAACTTTAGATTTCAGAGGCAGTTTCTTGGAGGGCACGATTCCTACATCTTTCAAGAATTTGCAGAAACTGAAGTTTCTTGGGCTTTCAGGCAATAATCTGACTGGAAAGCTTCCGAGAGAGCTCGGACAACTTTCAGCATTGGAAACTATCATTCTCGGTTACAACGAGTTCGTAGGCGAAATACCAGAAGAATTTGGCAATCTCACCAATCTGCAGTACCTTGATTTGGCTGTTGGAACTCTCAGTGGTCAAATCCCATCATCATTGGGTAGGCTTAAACAGCTAACTACAgtttatttgtataaaaataatttcacaggAAGGATCCCACCAGAGCTTGGCAATGCTACTTCGTTGGTTTTCTTGGATCTTTCCGATAATCAGATATCAGGAGAGATACCAGTAGAGTTAGCAGAGTTGAAGGATTTGCAGCTATTGAATTTGATGACAAATCAGTTGAATGGTTCAGTTCCTGTTAAACTTGGAGAATTGACCAAACTAGAGGTACTTGAGCTATGGAAAAATTCATTCACAGGTTCTTTGCCGATGAATCTAGGACGAAACTCGCCTTTACAGTGGTTAGATGTGTCATCAAATTCATTGTCAGGTGAGATTCCACCAGGTTTATGTGATTCAGGAAATCTGACTAAACTTATCCTCTTCAACAACTCCTTTTCTGGTCCAATCCCAGTAGGTTTATCAACATGTAAGTCACTGGTTCGTGTTCGAGTACAAAACAATCTGATTTCCGGGACTATTCCTATCGGCTTTGGAAACCTCCCTCTACTTCAACGTCTGGAATTGGCAAAAAACAATCTTACAGGCCAAATTCCAGACGATATAGCTTTGTCAACATCTCTTTCTTTCATTGATGTATCTTGGAACCACCTTGAATCAACCCTTCCTTCCAGCATCATTTCCCTCCCTAATCTCCAAACAATCATTGTCTCCCACAATTACTTGGCAGGCAAAATTCCTGATCAGTTTCAAGATTGCCCATTGTTATCTGTGCTTGATCTTTCGAGCAACCATTTCTCTGGAGAAATTCCAGAAAGTATAGCTTCTTGTGAAAAGCTGGTAACTCTAAACCTTAGAAACAATCAGTTCAGTGGAGAAATCCCAAAAGCACTTGCAACAATGCCCACGCTAGCCATGCTTGACTTGTCGAATAATTCTCTAGTTGGCTCAATACCGTTAAATCTCGGCACCCCACCAGCCTTGGAAATGCTGAACCTGTCATACAACAAGCTTGAAGGTCCGGTCCCTGCTAATGGTTTGTTGATAACAATAAATCCTGAGGACCTTGCAGGCAATGCTGGTCTTTGTGGTGGCATACTCCCACCGTGCTCTTCAAGTCCGATAAAAGCACCAGAGCAACCAAGGAAAATGCACATTAAACATGTTGCGGCCGGGTTTATCATCGGAGCATTGGTAATATTATCTGTTGGCATAACATTTTTTGCAGGAAGATGGGCATATCAAAGATGGTACTTATATAACAGTTTCCTCAGTGACTTGTTCGAAAAAAGTAACAATCAATGGCCTTGGAGATTGGTTGCATTTCAAAGGCTAAGTTTTACAAGTAGTGATATCCTAGCCTgtataaaagaatcaaacatCATCGGCATGGGAGGAACCGGTGTAGTTTATAAGGCTGAAGTCCATCGTCCACGAGCAGTGGTTGCAGTTAAGAAGCTGTGGAGATCACAGACCGATATTGAAAGCAGTGACGATCTATTCGGAGAAGTGAGTCTCCTCGGAAGACTTCGGCACCGTAACATTGTAAGATTGTTGGGGTATGTTCACAATGAGACTAATCTATTGATAGTATATGAGTACATGCCGAATGGAAATCTTGGGACAGCTTTGCACGGTAAACAAGCAGGGAAGGTGTTGGTAGACTGGGTTTCAAGGTACAACATAGCAGTTGGTATTGCACAAGGGCTGAATTATCTCCACCATGACTGCCATCCCCCAGTCATTCACCGGGATATCAAGTCAAACAACATTCTTCTCAATGCAAATCTAGAGGCAAGAATCGCGGATTTCGGACTAGCAAGGATGATGATTCATAAGAACGAAACCGTTTCAATGGTTGCTGGATCTTATGGATATATTGCTCCTG AATTTGGGTACACTCTGAAGGTTGACGAAAAGATCGACATCTATAGCTTTGGCGTAGTTCTGTTAGAGCTTCTATCTGGGAAAATGCCATTAGATCCTTCCTTCGGAGAATCAGTCGATATAGTCGAGTGGACTCGaatgaaaatcaagaaaaacaGAGGGTTCGAAGTACTGGATCCAGCCATAGCCGGTCAATGCAAACATGTCCAAGAAGAGATGCAACTTGTCCTAAGGATTGCACTTCTTTGTACTGCAAAGCTCCCAAAGGACAGACCATCCATGAGAGACATCATTACAATGCTTGCTGAGGCAAAGCCCAGAAGGAAAAGTGTGTGTCAAAATGGAGGTCACAATTCTAGCAAAGAGGCTCCTATTTTTAGCACCTCACCTGTAACCGGGCTTATGTAA